The Triticum dicoccoides isolate Atlit2015 ecotype Zavitan chromosome 6A, WEW_v2.0, whole genome shotgun sequence genome has a window encoding:
- the LOC119319153 gene encoding protein disulfide isomerase-like 1-4 isoform X2, with protein sequence MPMSTEAVKLDSMSSKSPLISLLHPFHFLSPNIYALYPTPRRPAMATMPMPTPRSILLLLLLATSFFVLLPNPSSASVSHPDLILPKAVNDNEAHVVVLTAANFSSFLAVRRHVVVDFYAPWCYWSRKLAPEYAAAAAHLADKGLDVALAKVDATQDRDLARVHGVDGYPTVLFFVDGMPRHFPYYGERTKDAMVSWIDEVQNVTTIDEVKKIINGHGDDGEDQ encoded by the exons ATGCCGATGTCCACGGAAGCCGTAAAACTCGATTCAATGTCCTCAAAGTCCCCGTTGATCTCTCTATTGCATCCATTCCACTTCCTAAGTCCTAACATCTACGCACTCTATCCCACTCCTCGCCGGCCGGCCATGGCGACGATGCCGATGCCCACTCCCCGATCTattctcctgctcctcctcctcgccacctcCTTCTTCGTCCTCCTCCCCAACCCCTCCTCCGCCTCTGTCTCCCACCCGGACCTCATCCTGCCCAAGGCGGTCAACGACAACGAGGCCCACGTGGTCGTCCTCACCGCCGCCAACTTCTCCTCCTTCCTCGCCGTCCGCCGCCACGTCGTGGTCGACTTCTACGCGCCCTGGTGCTACTGGTCCCGCAAGCTCGCCCCGgagtacgcggcggcggcggcgcacctgGCCGACAAGGGGCTCGACGTCGCACTCGCCAAGGTCGACGCCACCCAGGACCGTGACCTCGCGCGCGTGCACGGCGTCGACGGATACCCCACCGTCCTCTTCTTCGTGGACGGCATGCCCAGGCACTTCCCCTACTACGGCGAGAGGACCAA GGACGCCATGGTCTCTTGGATCGACGAGGTGCAGAACGTCACCACCATCGACGAGGTCAAGAAGATCATCAACGGCCACG gagatgatggagaggatcaGTAG
- the LOC119319153 gene encoding protein disulfide isomerase-like 1-4 isoform X1 — MPMSTEAVKLDSMSSKSPLISLLHPFHFLSPNIYALYPTPRRPAMATMPMPTPRSILLLLLLATSFFVLLPNPSSASVSHPDLILPKAVNDNEAHVVVLTAANFSSFLAVRRHVVVDFYAPWCYWSRKLAPEYAAAAAHLADKGLDVALAKVDATQDRDLARVHGVDGYPTVLFFVDGMPRHFPYYGERTKDAMVSWIDEVQNVTTIDEVKKIINGHGMPFSTPSQR, encoded by the exons ATGCCGATGTCCACGGAAGCCGTAAAACTCGATTCAATGTCCTCAAAGTCCCCGTTGATCTCTCTATTGCATCCATTCCACTTCCTAAGTCCTAACATCTACGCACTCTATCCCACTCCTCGCCGGCCGGCCATGGCGACGATGCCGATGCCCACTCCCCGATCTattctcctgctcctcctcctcgccacctcCTTCTTCGTCCTCCTCCCCAACCCCTCCTCCGCCTCTGTCTCCCACCCGGACCTCATCCTGCCCAAGGCGGTCAACGACAACGAGGCCCACGTGGTCGTCCTCACCGCCGCCAACTTCTCCTCCTTCCTCGCCGTCCGCCGCCACGTCGTGGTCGACTTCTACGCGCCCTGGTGCTACTGGTCCCGCAAGCTCGCCCCGgagtacgcggcggcggcggcgcacctgGCCGACAAGGGGCTCGACGTCGCACTCGCCAAGGTCGACGCCACCCAGGACCGTGACCTCGCGCGCGTGCACGGCGTCGACGGATACCCCACCGTCCTCTTCTTCGTGGACGGCATGCCCAGGCACTTCCCCTACTACGGCGAGAGGACCAA GGACGCCATGGTCTCTTGGATCGACGAGGTGCAGAACGTCACCACCATCGACGAGGTCAAGAAGATCATCAACGGCCACGGCATGCCTTTCTCGACTCCCTCTCA gagatga
- the LOC119319153 gene encoding protein disulfide isomerase-like 1-4 isoform X3 → MPMSTEAVKLDSMSSKSPLISLLHPFHFLSPNIYALYPTPRRPAMATMPMPTPRSILLLLLLATSFFVLLPNPSSASVSHPDLILPKAVNDNEAHVVVLTAANFSSFLAVRRHVVVDFYAPWCYWSRKLAPEYAAAAAHLADKGLDVALAKVDATQDRDLARVHGVDGYPTVLFFVDGMPRHFPYYGERTKDAMVSWIDEVQNVTTIDEEMMERISRRMKMV, encoded by the exons ATGCCGATGTCCACGGAAGCCGTAAAACTCGATTCAATGTCCTCAAAGTCCCCGTTGATCTCTCTATTGCATCCATTCCACTTCCTAAGTCCTAACATCTACGCACTCTATCCCACTCCTCGCCGGCCGGCCATGGCGACGATGCCGATGCCCACTCCCCGATCTattctcctgctcctcctcctcgccacctcCTTCTTCGTCCTCCTCCCCAACCCCTCCTCCGCCTCTGTCTCCCACCCGGACCTCATCCTGCCCAAGGCGGTCAACGACAACGAGGCCCACGTGGTCGTCCTCACCGCCGCCAACTTCTCCTCCTTCCTCGCCGTCCGCCGCCACGTCGTGGTCGACTTCTACGCGCCCTGGTGCTACTGGTCCCGCAAGCTCGCCCCGgagtacgcggcggcggcggcgcacctgGCCGACAAGGGGCTCGACGTCGCACTCGCCAAGGTCGACGCCACCCAGGACCGTGACCTCGCGCGCGTGCACGGCGTCGACGGATACCCCACCGTCCTCTTCTTCGTGGACGGCATGCCCAGGCACTTCCCCTACTACGGCGAGAGGACCAA GGACGCCATGGTCTCTTGGATCGACGAGGTGCAGAACGTCACCACCATCGACGAG gagatgatggagaggatcaGTAGAAGGATGAAGATGGTGTAG
- the LOC119319152 gene encoding vegetative cell wall protein gp1-like: protein MTMRKRPSASSLLVAPLLLMLLPVFALAAGRHNLITRDPQYGPRANPNPEPLPGKQPDPNPQPLPGPQPDPKPQPLPESKPHTNPQPLPDPQPDPNAQPLPGPHPDSNPQLLPGQNLQQLMNPQPNTKPRPLPDPRAKPNPRPLPRLQPDRNPQPLPDPNPKPLPDPQPNPNPKPLPGPQPDPNPQPLPEPNPKPLPDPQPNPNPQPLPGPQPDPNPEPLPDPQPNPNPQPLPGPQPDPNPEPLPDPNPIPLPNPQPNLNPQPLPGPQPHPNPQPLPDPNPKPLPDPQPNPNPQPLPGPQPDPNPQPLPDPNPQPLPDPNAQPKPPLGTQAEKGNGEANVQE, encoded by the coding sequence ATGACGATGAGGAAGCGCCCATCCGCGTCCTCTCTTCTCGTAGCACCGTTGCTGCTTATGCTTCTTCCAGTGTTTGCTCTTGCTGCCGGGAGGCACAACCTGATCACTAGAGACcctcagtacggcccacgggcgaacCCAAATCCAGAACCACTACCAGGAAAACAGCCAGATCCAAACCCTCAACCATTGCCGGGACCACAACCAGACCCAAAGCCGCAACCGCTACCCGAGTCTAAACCTCATACAAACCCACAACCACTGCCAGATCCACAACCTGATCCAAACGCTCAACCATTACCAGGACCACACCCTGACTCAAATCCACAACTATTGCCAGGACAAAACCTGCAACAGTTGATGAACCCACAGCCAAACACAAAGCCGCGGCCACTACCAGACCCACGAGCAAAACCAAACCCTCGGCCATTACCAAGACTGCAGCCTGATCGAAATCCACAACCATTACCAGACCCAAACCCGAAACCATTGCCGGACCCACAGCCAAACCCAAACCCTAAGCCACTACCAGGGCCGCAACCTGATCCAAACCCACAACCATTACCAGAACCAAACCCAAAACCATTGCCGGACCCACAACCAAACCCAAACCCTCAGCCATTACCAGGACCACAGCCTGATCCAAACCCAGAACCATTACCAGACCCACAACCAAACCCAAACCCTCAGCCATTACCAGGACCACAGCCTGATCCAAACCCAGAACCATTGCCAGACCCAAACCCGATACCATTGCCGAACCCACAGCCAAACCTAAACCCTCAGCCATTACCAGGACCACAGCCTCATCCAAACCCGCAACCATTACCAGACCCAAACCCGAAGCCATTGCCGGACCCACAGCCAAACCCAAACCCTCAGCCATTACCAGGACCGCAACCTGATCCAAACCCACAACCATTACCGGACCCGAATCCACAACCACTGCCTGACCCGAATGCACAACCAAAACCACCACTTGGGACTCAAGCAGAAAAAGGAAATGGTGAAGCAAACGTCCAAGAGTAA